In one window of Candidatus Scalindua sp. DNA:
- a CDS encoding type II secretion system F family protein, producing the protein MQTFKFEAVNKDGQIVKDLIEALSIEDASEKIRNKDCYPTRIRPHKGKENGKTKSRGGKKKKGFLDFEISIGKVKTKQINTFTRQLSTLLNAGVTIVQSLTILQAQTKKGLFKKILHQIIEDIQGGDTLSKSMSKHPKAFDKLYVNVINAGEIGGALDVILARLATYREKMQRLKQKIIGSMTYPVAVVVIALAILSGILMFIIPQFAKMFDEMEISLPILTLGLVNLSSFMVHHWYSIFGVPVAIFIVYKLIGKIKRCRLVIDRLKFRLPVFGNLINKSVVSKFVRTLSTLTSSGVPILESLKNVKEVSGNMAMTKAIEHIHDSVREGENIAKALRESKVCDAMVVNMIEIGEQSGELDKMLSKVADNYDNEIDAAVEAMISLIEPIMIVFLGGAVGTIVIALFMPLIKLMDAF; encoded by the coding sequence ATGCAAACATTCAAATTTGAGGCAGTAAACAAAGACGGGCAGATAGTGAAGGATCTCATTGAAGCCCTGTCAATTGAAGACGCAAGCGAAAAAATTCGAAATAAAGATTGTTATCCTACACGTATACGTCCACACAAGGGTAAGGAGAACGGAAAAACAAAGTCCAGGGGGGGAAAAAAGAAAAAGGGTTTCCTCGATTTTGAAATATCAATAGGTAAGGTGAAGACGAAACAGATAAATACCTTCACAAGGCAGCTTTCAACCCTTCTCAATGCAGGTGTGACAATAGTGCAGAGTTTGACCATTCTCCAAGCGCAAACAAAGAAGGGTTTATTCAAAAAAATACTGCATCAAATAATAGAGGATATTCAAGGGGGTGATACGCTCTCCAAGTCTATGTCAAAACATCCGAAGGCATTTGATAAACTCTATGTAAATGTTATTAATGCCGGAGAGATTGGAGGCGCACTTGATGTAATTCTGGCAAGGCTTGCCACATACAGGGAGAAAATGCAGAGATTGAAACAGAAAATCATAGGTTCTATGACATATCCTGTTGCCGTGGTTGTTATTGCGTTAGCAATATTATCCGGAATATTGATGTTCATAATTCCCCAGTTTGCAAAGATGTTTGACGAAATGGAGATCTCCCTGCCAATCCTCACACTGGGCCTGGTAAATCTGAGCAGCTTCATGGTACATCACTGGTATTCAATCTTTGGAGTTCCTGTTGCCATTTTTATTGTATATAAACTGATTGGAAAGATCAAGAGATGCAGGCTTGTAATTGATCGGTTGAAATTCAGGTTACCGGTCTTTGGAAACCTCATTAATAAGTCTGTTGTTTCAAAATTTGTAAGGACCCTCTCTACGTTAACCTCCAGTGGTGTACCCATTTTGGAGTCTTTAAAAAACGTAAAGGAAGTTTCCGGAAATATGGCAATGACGAAGGCTATCGAGCATATCCATGACAGCGTCCGTGAAGGTGAAAACATTGCAAAAGCATTGCGTGAATCGAAGGTATGTGATGCCATGGTCGTAAATATGATCGAAATAGGAGAACAATCCGGAGAACTGGATAAAATGCTATCGAAAGTTGCCGATAATTATGACAACGAGATTGATGCTGCCGTTGAGGCTATGATAAGTTTGATTGAACCGATAATGATTGTGTTCCTGGGTGGAGCTGTAGGCACGATAG
- a CDS encoding GspE/PulE family protein — MSSTKAQRKLFGKILVEKGVVNQDQIEEALEIQKINGKGLGNVLVDLDYTTDVLITEALGEFLDMEVVSLEDIDLKPDVLEKISPAIAKLYRVIPIAYDDSFLTIAQEYALNIEQIDILRFLLQKEIKPVVAPKDEVADALEKYYPGNFESVEELLGDFKYNDSHVKITDNRETIDIEQLKELANDAPVKTFVNMILLQAVIDHASDIHLETFENNFRVRYRIDGQLVEKIPVPASFTNGIVSRIKVLAEMDIAERRLPQDGRIMINIRGNSVDIRVSTLPTKYGESIVMRVLDKQSTSLDLTQLGIMPDDISTIQKLMKSPNGIVLITGPTGSGKTTTLYSALNYINEPGVKIITTEDPVEYDVEGIMQIQVNHEIGVTFANSLRAILRQDPDIILIGEIRDLETLEIAIQASLTGHLVFSTLHTNDAPSTITRLIDMDVKPYLITASLLAVISQRLVRKICTECKEEYQPDRNVLEDLKISERELQDKQFFKGSGCQNCNGTGFKGRMSILEIMIIDEEIRSYIIQQSSTEVLREKAKENGMNTLRDAGLNAAYNGLTTVEEIVKETCCV, encoded by the coding sequence ATGAGTTCAACGAAAGCACAAAGAAAACTATTTGGGAAAATATTGGTAGAAAAGGGAGTTGTAAATCAAGACCAGATAGAGGAAGCTCTTGAGATTCAGAAAATAAACGGTAAGGGGTTGGGAAATGTATTAGTCGACCTTGATTATACAACAGATGTTTTGATTACAGAGGCGTTAGGTGAGTTTCTGGATATGGAGGTTGTCAGCCTTGAAGATATAGATCTGAAACCTGATGTATTGGAGAAAATCTCACCGGCTATTGCCAAACTATACCGGGTGATCCCGATAGCCTATGATGATTCTTTCCTCACCATAGCTCAGGAATATGCACTTAATATTGAGCAGATAGATATTCTCCGGTTTTTGTTACAAAAAGAGATTAAGCCAGTTGTTGCTCCTAAAGATGAAGTAGCAGATGCCTTGGAAAAGTATTATCCTGGAAATTTTGAATCCGTTGAGGAATTGCTCGGTGATTTTAAATATAATGATTCTCATGTCAAAATTACTGATAACAGAGAAACAATAGACATCGAACAACTTAAAGAGCTGGCCAATGATGCGCCTGTGAAGACTTTTGTTAACATGATACTTTTGCAAGCGGTAATTGACCATGCAAGTGATATTCATTTGGAAACCTTTGAAAACAATTTTAGAGTACGGTATAGAATTGACGGCCAATTAGTTGAAAAGATTCCCGTGCCTGCCAGTTTTACAAACGGTATTGTGTCAAGGATTAAGGTTCTTGCCGAAATGGACATAGCGGAGAGAAGATTACCACAGGATGGACGCATTATGATTAATATCAGAGGGAACTCTGTTGATATACGCGTTTCCACATTGCCTACGAAATACGGAGAAAGTATTGTCATGAGGGTGCTCGATAAACAGTCAACTTCTCTAGACTTAACGCAACTGGGTATAATGCCTGATGATATCAGCACGATTCAGAAACTGATGAAGAGTCCGAATGGCATTGTCTTGATCACGGGGCCTACGGGATCAGGTAAGACAACTACATTATATTCAGCGCTTAATTATATAAATGAACCCGGAGTAAAGATCATTACGACTGAGGATCCTGTTGAATATGATGTCGAGGGGATTATGCAGATACAGGTTAATCATGAGATAGGGGTAACATTTGCGAACAGCCTTCGGGCAATTTTAAGACAAGACCCGGACATTATACTGATCGGAGAGATAAGGGACCTGGAAACTTTGGAAATAGCGATACAGGCATCACTGACAGGGCATCTTGTATTCAGCACATTACACACAAATGATGCTCCTTCTACCATAACGAGGTTAATAGACATGGATGTCAAACCCTATCTTATTACCGCATCCCTTCTTGCCGTTATCAGCCAGAGATTAGTGAGGAAGATATGCACAGAGTGTAAGGAAGAATACCAGCCAGACCGGAATGTTCTCGAAGATCTCAAAATCTCAGAACGTGAGTTGCAGGATAAGCAATTTTTTAAAGGGAGTGGTTGTCAAAACTGTAACGGAACAGGCTTTAAAGGAAGAATGTCGATTCTTGAAATAATGATCATAGATGAGGAAATCCGCAGCTACATAATTCAACAATCCTCTACGGAGGTATTAAGAGAAAAGGCTAAAGAAAACGGGATGAATACCCTGAGGGATGCCGGCCTCAACGCAGCATATAATGGTTTAACGACCGTGGAAGAAATTGTGAAGGAAACATGCTGTGTATAG